The Bacillota bacterium genome includes a region encoding these proteins:
- a CDS encoding 3-methyl-2-oxobutanoate dehydrogenase subunit VorB has translation MAELVLMKGNEAIAEAAIRAGCRFYAGYPITPQNELCEYMARRMPEVGGTFIQSESEIAAINMVYGAGSAGARAMTSSSSPGISLKQEGISYLAGAEVPGVIVNMVRGGPGLGSIQPAQSDYFQATRGGGHGDYRTVVLGPGSIQEAVELTMLAFDIADRYRNPVVVLGDGMLGQMMEPVRFPDTPPPSPQPKPWATTGTRGRGHPNIINSLYIEAEACERHNQRLQEKYRRIEREEVRYELVDPEAEYFLVAYGTGSRICRAVIARAQAEGLRVGMVRPITLWPFPQVAIEQVVERARAFLAVEMSAGQMVEDVRLAVAGRCPVYFFGRTGGAVPTPQEVMSRLKMIVEGRGGEL, from the coding sequence GTGGCGGAACTGGTTCTCATGAAGGGAAACGAGGCCATTGCCGAAGCGGCCATCCGGGCCGGGTGCCGGTTTTACGCCGGCTACCCCATAACCCCCCAGAATGAGCTGTGCGAATATATGGCCAGGCGTATGCCCGAGGTGGGGGGTACTTTCATCCAGTCGGAGTCGGAAATCGCGGCGATCAACATGGTGTACGGGGCTGGCTCGGCGGGGGCCCGAGCCATGACCTCCTCTTCTTCGCCGGGGATAAGCCTCAAGCAGGAGGGAATTTCCTACCTGGCCGGGGCGGAGGTGCCCGGGGTAATCGTAAACATGGTCCGGGGGGGACCTGGGCTGGGGAGCATCCAGCCCGCCCAGTCCGATTACTTTCAGGCCACCCGGGGGGGAGGCCACGGTGACTACCGTACGGTGGTACTGGGCCCGGGTAGCATCCAGGAGGCAGTGGAACTGACCATGCTGGCCTTCGACATCGCCGACCGCTATCGCAACCCGGTGGTGGTGCTGGGCGACGGGATGCTGGGGCAGATGATGGAACCCGTGCGGTTCCCCGATACTCCACCGCCTTCTCCCCAACCTAAACCCTGGGCCACCACCGGCACCAGGGGACGGGGGCACCCCAATATCATCAACTCCCTGTATATCGAAGCAGAAGCCTGTGAGCGCCACAACCAGCGCCTGCAGGAGAAGTACCGGCGAATAGAGCGGGAAGAGGTCCGATACGAGCTTGTGGATCCCGAAGCGGAATACTTCCTGGTGGCGTACGGGACCGGTTCCCGCATTTGCCGGGCGGTGATCGCGCGGGCGCAGGCAGAAGGGCTGCGCGTGGGTATGGTGCGTCCCATCACCCTGTGGCCTTTTCCCCAGGTGGCCATCGAGCAGGTGGTGGAGCGGGCACGGGCGTTCCTGGCCGTGGAAATGTCGGCGGGGCAAATGGTCGAGGACGTCAGGCTGGCTGTGGCGGGGCGGTGCCCGGTGTATTTCTTCGGACGCACCGGGGGGGCCGTGCCCACTCCCCAGGAAGTGATGTCCCGCCTGAAGATGATCGTGGAAGGCCGGGGAGGTGAGCTCTGA
- the spoIVB gene encoding SpoIVB peptidase, translating to MAQRTLVFLALILSTLASFAVRPLAELPEELALVAGQPHDLRLPAGIRGYLDPAGQVQVTAGYPDSLAGWLTGGTRFTLSPRAQGKARLEFRLLGVLPVRSVLVSVIPDTRVMVGGHSIGVVVSSRGVVVTGIRPVRTTAGVRSPAQDAGILPGDIILSAGGAPVRDEEDLARRVGQAGRSGQALVLEVERDDRRFTVTVTPVALPDGTFRIGLAVRDGTAGVGTLTMWDPATMRFAALGHMVTDAETGRPVRLDEGHIVLAGILAVHQGRRGHPGEKVGVFLPEQDVLGRIDRNTPCGIMGELQRPLSNLLYAAPVPLAAAATVREGAAEVLTVVDGQTIESFSAQIQKVWADRRYEGKGMVVKITDTRLRQQAGGIVQGMSGSPVIQDGRLVGAVTHVFVNDPTRGYGVLAQWMWEEMVQAATVRADGQAR from the coding sequence GTGGCCCAGAGAACGCTCGTCTTTCTTGCCCTAATCCTGTCCACCCTGGCCAGCTTCGCCGTGCGCCCCCTGGCCGAACTGCCGGAAGAACTGGCGCTGGTAGCTGGCCAACCCCACGACCTGCGCCTGCCCGCCGGTATTCGGGGGTATCTTGACCCCGCTGGTCAGGTGCAGGTGACTGCCGGGTATCCCGACAGCCTGGCCGGCTGGCTCACGGGTGGAACCCGCTTCACCCTGAGTCCTCGGGCCCAGGGAAAGGCCCGCCTGGAATTCCGCCTTTTGGGTGTATTACCCGTGCGTTCCGTCCTGGTGAGCGTGATCCCCGACACCAGGGTCATGGTGGGAGGGCACTCCATCGGAGTGGTGGTCTCCAGCCGGGGGGTGGTGGTCACCGGGATCAGGCCAGTGCGGACGACGGCAGGGGTACGCTCTCCCGCCCAGGATGCCGGCATCCTGCCCGGCGACATTATCCTCAGCGCGGGCGGAGCACCCGTGCGTGACGAAGAAGACCTGGCCCGCCGCGTTGGGCAGGCGGGCAGGAGCGGACAGGCCCTGGTTTTGGAAGTAGAAAGAGATGACCGCCGATTCACGGTGACGGTTACCCCCGTGGCCCTGCCCGATGGCACTTTCCGCATTGGGCTGGCCGTGCGAGACGGCACCGCCGGCGTGGGCACCCTCACCATGTGGGACCCCGCCACCATGCGGTTCGCCGCTCTGGGGCATATGGTCACGGATGCGGAGACGGGGCGGCCCGTGCGCCTGGACGAGGGCCACATCGTCCTGGCGGGGATTCTGGCCGTCCACCAGGGCAGACGGGGTCACCCCGGGGAGAAGGTGGGCGTGTTCCTCCCCGAGCAGGATGTCCTGGGCCGCATCGATCGTAACACCCCTTGCGGCATCATGGGGGAACTGCAACGCCCCCTTTCCAACCTCCTCTATGCCGCTCCGGTGCCCCTGGCGGCCGCTGCCACGGTACGGGAGGGAGCGGCGGAGGTACTCACCGTGGTCGATGGCCAGACTATTGAGTCGTTCAGTGCCCAGATCCAGAAGGTGTGGGCGGATCGGCGTTATGAGGGAAAGGGCATGGTGGTCAAGATCACCGACACCCGGCTCCGGCAGCAGGCAGGGGGTATCGTGCAGGGCATGAGCGGGAGTCCGGTGATCCAGGACGGCCGGCTGGTAGGGGCGGTGACCCACGTCTTCGTCAATGACCCCACCCGCGGGTACGGCGTGCTGGCCCAGTGGATGTGGGAAGAGATGGTGCAGGCGGCCACCGTGCGTGCTGACGGGCAGGCTCGGTGA
- the argR gene encoding arginine repressor, which produces MKARRQMKILEIIRERPVETQEELAQELRKLGMPVTQATVSRDIKDLNLVKVPTGDGRQRYALPQEQVMSGYTDRLRRVLRDSVLSLDVSENLIVVKCLSGAAPAVGEALDNLRWQEIVGTVAGDNTVLVVVRGRERAQTVMERMRQLIE; this is translated from the coding sequence ATGAAGGCCCGACGCCAGATGAAAATCCTGGAGATCATCCGGGAGCGCCCGGTGGAGACCCAGGAGGAACTCGCCCAGGAGTTGCGCAAGCTCGGTATGCCCGTGACCCAGGCTACCGTCTCCCGAGACATCAAGGACCTCAACCTGGTCAAGGTGCCCACGGGGGACGGCCGCCAGCGTTACGCCCTTCCCCAGGAGCAGGTGATGAGCGGGTACACCGACAGGTTGCGGCGCGTCCTGCGCGATAGCGTACTGAGCCTGGATGTATCGGAGAACCTGATCGTGGTGAAGTGCCTGAGCGGGGCGGCGCCGGCGGTGGGTGAAGCCCTGGACAACCTGCGCTGGCAGGAGATAGTGGGTACGGTGGCCGGGGACAACACGGTGCTGGTGGTGGTACGGGGACGGGAGCGGGCACAGACGGTGATGGAACGGATGCGGCAACTCATCGAGTAG
- the recN gene encoding DNA repair protein RecN, whose product MLRELYIENLAIIGRVRLSLDAGLNVLTGETGAGKSIVIDALELALGGRASPDLVRTGEDRLLVEALFEVDADHYPRAAAALKEMGWAAGELVLSREVQRTGRSLCRINGRPATVAMVRALTRYLVELHGQHEHQLLLDRSSHLGFLDGFAGLDQLRREMEETYRGWLKIRGDLEHLRSSARERARRLDLLEFQIREIDAARLRVGEDEELVRERQILVAAEKLVASARQVYELLYGGTEGTVHDRLAEAASLLGEACRVDEGLRPLAAQVEDLLTAVDEVSREVAAYADRVEGDPARLAQVEARLAIIDALKRKYADTVAGILAFRDEAARERDVLLHGEESAQELEKELARVETRLVGLAQQVSSLRSQAASRLAERVTGELGELAMGSAQFLVAVSQREDPAGLPCGGRRLAMGPHGMDQVEFLFSANPGEPPRPLEKVASGGELARVMLALKTVLADLDGIPTLVFDEVDAGIGGQTAHVLGAKLARVARHRQVVVVTHLAPVAAFARHHLVVQKTVSGARTDVEVTVLAREEQRLQELARMLGGAQVTREALEHARRLRQEAAPQA is encoded by the coding sequence GTGCTCAGGGAGCTGTACATAGAGAACCTGGCTATCATAGGCCGGGTCCGGCTGAGTCTGGACGCCGGCCTCAATGTGCTCACGGGGGAGACTGGAGCCGGCAAATCCATCGTCATCGACGCCCTGGAACTGGCGCTGGGAGGGCGGGCTTCCCCCGACCTCGTCCGTACCGGGGAAGACCGCCTGCTGGTGGAGGCTCTCTTCGAGGTAGATGCCGATCACTATCCCCGGGCGGCGGCGGCGTTGAAGGAAATGGGATGGGCGGCGGGAGAACTGGTGCTCAGCCGGGAGGTGCAGCGCACGGGGCGCTCCCTCTGCCGGATCAACGGTCGTCCGGCCACGGTCGCCATGGTGCGGGCGCTCACCCGCTACCTGGTAGAACTCCATGGCCAGCACGAGCATCAACTTTTGCTCGATCGTTCCAGCCACCTGGGTTTTCTGGACGGCTTCGCCGGGCTGGATCAGTTACGCCGGGAGATGGAAGAGACTTACCGCGGGTGGCTTAAGATCAGGGGTGATCTGGAGCACCTCCGTTCTTCGGCCCGGGAGAGGGCCCGCCGCCTGGACCTGCTGGAGTTCCAGATCCGGGAGATCGATGCCGCCCGGTTGCGGGTGGGCGAAGATGAGGAACTGGTGCGGGAGCGTCAGATCCTGGTAGCCGCCGAAAAGCTGGTCGCCAGTGCGCGGCAGGTATACGAACTGCTTTACGGAGGGACGGAGGGAACCGTACACGACCGTCTGGCCGAGGCTGCCTCATTGCTGGGGGAAGCCTGCCGTGTTGACGAGGGCCTGCGTCCGCTGGCAGCGCAGGTGGAAGACCTCTTGACGGCCGTCGATGAGGTATCCCGCGAGGTGGCCGCTTATGCCGACCGGGTGGAGGGAGATCCTGCCCGTCTGGCCCAGGTGGAGGCTCGCCTCGCCATCATAGATGCGTTGAAGCGAAAGTATGCCGATACGGTGGCCGGGATCCTGGCGTTTCGCGACGAAGCCGCCCGGGAGAGAGATGTGCTCCTCCACGGGGAAGAATCGGCTCAGGAACTGGAGAAGGAACTGGCCCGGGTGGAAACCCGCCTGGTGGGGCTGGCCCAGCAAGTTTCATCTTTGCGTTCCCAGGCAGCCTCCCGTCTGGCCGAACGGGTGACCGGCGAACTGGGGGAGCTGGCCATGGGTTCTGCCCAGTTCCTGGTGGCGGTATCCCAGCGGGAGGATCCCGCAGGGCTCCCCTGCGGTGGGCGGCGGCTGGCCATGGGACCTCACGGCATGGACCAGGTTGAGTTTCTCTTTTCTGCCAACCCCGGTGAACCACCCCGGCCGCTGGAAAAGGTGGCCTCGGGGGGAGAACTGGCCCGGGTGATGCTGGCCTTAAAGACAGTGCTGGCCGACCTGGACGGCATACCCACCCTGGTTTTCGACGAGGTGGACGCCGGTATCGGGGGGCAGACGGCCCACGTGCTGGGGGCCAAGCTGGCCCGAGTGGCCCGTCACCGCCAGGTGGTGGTGGTTACCCACCTGGCCCCGGTAGCGGCATTTGCCCGTCACCATCTTGTCGTGCAAAAAACCGTAAGTGGCGCGCGCACGGACGTCGAAGTGACCGTGCTGGCAAGAGAAGAACAGCGATTGCAGGAACTGGCCCGCATGCTGGGAGGAGCCCAGGTCACCAGGGAAGCCCTGGAGCACGCCCGCCGCCTGCGCCAGGAAGCGGCCCCGCAGGCATAA
- a CDS encoding 4Fe-4S binding protein → MDTEKRVVFAEERCKACELCVHFCPQKIIRLAPDRINPSGYHPAEVVEQERCTSCRICALMCPDVVIEVYR, encoded by the coding sequence GTGGATACGGAAAAGAGGGTGGTTTTTGCGGAAGAGAGATGCAAAGCCTGCGAGCTGTGCGTCCACTTTTGCCCGCAGAAGATCATCCGGCTGGCTCCCGACCGCATCAACCCGTCCGGGTACCACCCGGCCGAGGTGGTGGAGCAGGAGCGCTGCACCAGTTGCCGCATATGTGCGCTCATGTGCCCGGATGTGGTGATCGAGGTATACCGGTGA
- a CDS encoding NAD(+)/NADH kinase: protein MRRAGIYPNLDKPGALEVTGRLVKWLEDRSVGVLLPQEVALLLGRPELGGEVPAWAKEAEFLIVLGGDGTLLQAARAVAQAETPILGVNLGHLGFLTEVEVPQLWEVLPRILAGDFEVEERMMLETRVLRSGREEARFLALNEVVVSKGVFARLIQLELLVGGRPVEEYWSDGLIIATPTGSTAYSLSAGGPIVSPQLEVLIITPICPHTLYSRSLVISQREQVRVRVWANHRELALTIDGQRGYRLEPGDELEVSKASETARLIRQRGWSFYEVLRRKLKEGPKGDVGEQEMTKKRRSNSRTGWGGREA, encoded by the coding sequence GTGCGCAGGGCAGGTATTTACCCAAACCTGGATAAGCCGGGCGCCCTCGAGGTGACGGGTCGCCTGGTTAAGTGGCTGGAAGACCGGAGTGTCGGGGTCTTACTCCCCCAGGAGGTGGCACTTCTGCTGGGTCGGCCGGAGCTGGGCGGAGAAGTGCCGGCCTGGGCCAAAGAAGCGGAATTCTTGATCGTCCTGGGTGGGGACGGTACTCTGCTGCAGGCGGCGCGCGCGGTGGCCCAGGCGGAAACCCCGATTCTGGGCGTCAACCTGGGGCACCTGGGATTCCTCACGGAGGTGGAAGTACCCCAGTTGTGGGAGGTGCTCCCCCGCATCTTGGCCGGCGACTTCGAGGTGGAAGAGCGCATGATGCTCGAGACCCGGGTCTTGCGCTCGGGCCGGGAAGAAGCCCGCTTTTTGGCCCTCAACGAGGTGGTCGTATCCAAGGGGGTATTCGCCCGCCTTATCCAGCTCGAGCTTCTCGTCGGGGGCCGCCCCGTGGAAGAGTACTGGTCGGACGGCCTGATCATTGCCACCCCCACGGGTTCTACGGCTTACTCCCTTTCTGCAGGCGGTCCCATCGTGAGCCCCCAGTTGGAAGTGCTCATCATAACGCCCATCTGCCCCCACACCCTCTACTCCCGGTCCCTGGTCATATCCCAGCGCGAGCAGGTGCGCGTGAGGGTATGGGCCAACCACCGCGAGCTGGCGCTGACCATCGACGGGCAGCGGGGTTACCGGCTGGAACCCGGCGACGAACTGGAGGTCAGCAAGGCGTCGGAAACAGCCCGTCTTATCAGGCAGAGAGGCTGGAGCTTTTACGAAGTATTGCGGCGCAAGTTGAAGGAAGGGCCTAAAGGGGACGTGGGCGAGCAGGAAATGACGAAAAAGAGAAGAAGTAATAGTCGGACCGGCTGGGGTGGGAGGGAGGCATGA
- the spo0A gene encoding sporulation transcription factor Spo0A has protein sequence MEKIRVLIADDNREFCELLREYIDQQPDLQVVQMVHNGSQVLVSLQDTRPDVLLLDIIMPHLDGIGVLEKLVDLPRKPRVVVLTAFGHEHVTGRAAELGADYCVLKPFDLDVLAARIREVARGAPARPAPQARARNLDAEVTSVIREVGIPAHIRGYSYLRDAILMVIEDMELINAVTKSLYPAIAQKYRTTPSRVERAIRHAIEVAWNRGNLEAIEEMFGYTVSRDKGKPTNAQFIAMVADRMRVALRAS, from the coding sequence ATGGAGAAGATCAGGGTTCTCATCGCCGACGACAACCGGGAATTCTGCGAACTGCTGCGCGAGTACATAGACCAGCAGCCTGACCTCCAGGTCGTGCAGATGGTGCACAACGGCTCTCAGGTGCTTGTCTCCCTCCAGGACACCAGGCCGGACGTGCTCCTCCTGGATATCATCATGCCTCACCTGGACGGCATCGGCGTGCTGGAGAAACTGGTCGATCTGCCCCGGAAGCCGCGGGTGGTGGTGCTTACCGCCTTCGGGCACGAACACGTGACCGGGCGCGCCGCGGAACTGGGGGCCGATTACTGCGTACTGAAACCCTTCGACCTGGACGTGCTGGCAGCGCGCATCCGGGAAGTAGCCAGAGGTGCCCCGGCGCGGCCGGCGCCCCAAGCGCGGGCGCGGAACCTGGATGCCGAGGTTACCTCGGTGATCCGCGAGGTGGGCATTCCCGCCCACATCCGGGGCTACAGTTACCTGCGGGATGCGATCCTCATGGTGATCGAAGACATGGAACTCATCAACGCGGTGACCAAGAGCCTGTACCCGGCGATCGCCCAAAAGTACCGCACCACGCCTTCCCGGGTGGAGAGGGCGATCCGGCATGCCATCGAGGTGGCGTGGAACCGGGGGAACTTGGAGGCCATCGAGGAGATGTTCGGTTACACCGTGAGCCGCGACAAGGGCAAGCCCACCAATGCCCAGTTCATCGCCATGGTGGCCGACCGCATGCGCGTCGCCCTGCGCGCCAGCTAA
- a CDS encoding Glu/Leu/Phe/Val dehydrogenase — MGIFEAMARAGHEQLSFCREPVSGLRAVIAIHNSTIGPALGGCRMWKYETEEDVVRDVLRLSQGMTEKNTAAGLNYGGGKCVIWGDPARDKSEALFRALGRFVEGFGGRFITGTDVGTVPADFVWAAAETRYVVALPEEYGGSGDTSIITAFAVWKGMKACARVVFGSDSLRGLKVALQGVGKVGGHLARQLHEEGALLLACDANPARLDEVASRIPLEKISQEEIYDVECDIFSPNALGGILNDHTIPRLRCRVVAGAANNQLQELRHADMLKERGILYAPDFIINAGGAIQAADELGGYNRDRALRKAAGIYDHLLEVFRIAREQDISPARAAYVYIERRLEMLGALGRILVPRAASR, encoded by the coding sequence ATGGGTATCTTCGAAGCCATGGCCCGGGCAGGCCACGAGCAACTTTCCTTTTGCCGGGAGCCCGTTTCCGGGCTGCGGGCCGTCATCGCGATCCACAACAGTACCATCGGGCCTGCCCTGGGGGGCTGTCGCATGTGGAAGTACGAGACGGAGGAGGATGTGGTGCGCGACGTCCTGCGGCTGTCGCAGGGGATGACGGAAAAGAATACGGCGGCGGGCCTCAATTACGGGGGAGGAAAGTGCGTAATCTGGGGTGACCCGGCCCGGGACAAGAGCGAGGCCCTCTTCCGGGCCCTGGGGCGCTTCGTGGAAGGGTTCGGAGGCCGGTTCATCACGGGCACCGACGTGGGCACGGTCCCTGCGGACTTCGTGTGGGCGGCTGCGGAAACCCGATATGTGGTCGCTCTTCCGGAGGAGTACGGCGGGAGCGGGGATACCTCGATCATCACCGCCTTTGCTGTTTGGAAGGGCATGAAGGCATGCGCCCGGGTGGTCTTCGGGTCCGATTCCCTGCGGGGGCTGAAAGTGGCCCTGCAGGGAGTGGGCAAGGTGGGGGGGCACCTGGCCCGTCAACTGCACGAAGAAGGGGCACTCCTGCTGGCATGTGACGCCAACCCGGCCCGGCTGGACGAGGTGGCGTCCCGGATCCCGCTGGAAAAGATCAGCCAGGAGGAGATATACGACGTAGAATGCGATATCTTCTCTCCCAATGCCCTGGGCGGGATCCTCAACGACCACACCATCCCCCGGCTGCGGTGCCGGGTGGTGGCGGGGGCGGCCAACAACCAGCTCCAGGAGCTGCGGCACGCAGACATGCTCAAGGAGCGGGGCATCCTCTATGCGCCCGACTTCATCATCAACGCCGGCGGCGCGATCCAGGCCGCCGACGAACTGGGGGGTTACAACCGCGATCGCGCCCTGCGCAAGGCGGCGGGTATCTACGACCACTTGCTGGAGGTATTTCGGATCGCTCGCGAGCAGGACATCTCCCCTGCCCGGGCGGCGTACGTGTACATCGAACGCAGGCTAGAGATGCTCGGGGCCCTGGGCCGCATCCTGGTGCCCCGGGCCGCATCAAGGTGA
- a CDS encoding Glu/Leu/Phe/Val dehydrogenase dimerization domain-containing protein — MEVFTSMDEYGHEQVVFCYDEGSGLRSIIAIHDTSLGPALGGCRMWPYRSEEEALWDVLRLSRGMTYKNAAMGLNLGGGKAVIIGDPRRDKTEALLRAFGRFVHTLGGRYVTAEDVGTTVWDMAVVRYETPYVAGLSEKSGDPSPATAFGVWRGMKACARWLWGSESLRGKTVALQGVGKVGAVLARHLRDEGAHLVITDMDSERVRAVGQELGAEVVEPDAIYDVPCDIFSPCALGAVVNDDTLRRFRCSVIAGAANNQLAEPRHGYALEERGILYAPDFVINGGGVINVSDEFEEGGYNRDRAFAKIATIYDKLWRIFTVAREEKIPTFLAADRVAEERIAAIRRLHRIYVPGR; from the coding sequence ATGGAAGTTTTCACCTCCATGGACGAGTACGGGCATGAGCAGGTCGTGTTCTGTTACGACGAAGGGTCGGGGCTGAGGAGCATCATCGCCATCCACGACACTTCCCTGGGGCCGGCCCTGGGGGGCTGTCGCATGTGGCCGTACCGCAGTGAGGAGGAAGCCCTCTGGGATGTATTGCGGCTGTCCCGGGGGATGACCTACAAGAACGCGGCCATGGGTCTCAACCTGGGCGGGGGTAAGGCGGTCATCATAGGCGACCCCCGCCGGGATAAGACCGAAGCGCTGCTGCGGGCTTTCGGGCGCTTCGTCCACACCCTGGGGGGAAGGTATGTCACCGCCGAGGATGTGGGCACCACGGTTTGGGATATGGCCGTGGTGCGGTACGAGACGCCTTACGTGGCCGGCCTGAGCGAGAAGTCGGGCGACCCTTCTCCCGCCACCGCCTTTGGGGTGTGGAGGGGGATGAAGGCCTGCGCCCGCTGGCTGTGGGGGTCGGAATCCCTGCGGGGTAAGACCGTGGCCTTGCAGGGAGTGGGGAAGGTGGGTGCGGTGCTGGCCCGTCACCTGCGGGACGAGGGGGCCCACCTGGTGATCACCGACATGGACTCCGAGCGGGTCCGCGCCGTCGGCCAAGAACTGGGAGCGGAAGTGGTGGAGCCCGACGCCATCTACGACGTACCGTGTGACATCTTCTCCCCCTGCGCCCTGGGAGCAGTGGTGAATGACGACACCCTGAGGAGGTTCCGGTGTTCCGTAATCGCGGGCGCCGCGAACAACCAGCTTGCCGAACCGCGCCACGGCTACGCCCTCGAGGAGCGGGGCATCCTGTATGCGCCCGACTTCGTTATCAACGGCGGAGGCGTAATTAACGTGAGCGACGAGTTCGAAGAAGGGGGTTACAACCGGGACCGGGCATTTGCTAAGATAGCAACAATTTATGACAAGCTGTGGCGGATCTTCACCGTTGCCCGCGAGGAGAAGATCCCCACTTTCCTGGCCGCGGACCGGGTGGCCGAGGAGCGCATCGCAGCCATCCGTCGCCTGCACCGGATATACGTGCCGGGGCGATGA
- the dxs gene encoding 1-deoxy-D-xylulose-5-phosphate synthase, protein MGGTVGLEKIRGPQDLKSLSVPELEGLAAELRRLITEVTSRTGGHVGPSLGAVELALAVHSVFSSPRDVIIWDVGHQAYAHKILTGRREVFSSLRQKGGISGFPDRDESKHDHFGTGHASTSISAALGFAKARDLSGEPRQVVAILGDGALTGGMAYEAMNHAGQDGTHLIVILNDNSLSISPNVGAMARYLARLRSAAAYRGAKARIKKILERVGPVDLIAALERIKGSIKYLLLPGVFFETLGFTYLGPVDGHDIAALQQVLRQARQLDGPVLVHAVTRKGRGYGPAEAEPSLFHGPGPYDLETGQIRAGSGTTWSQAFGTIACELAHKDPRAVAITAAMRDGTGLAEFARRFPDRFFDVGIAEPHAVTFAAGLAAAGMRPLVAIYSTFLQRAYDQLVHDVARQRLPVIFCLDRAGVVGEDGATHQGLFDLAYLRHIPGMTVACPRDVPDLKALLQLGLQLDGPLAVRYPRAVTPPPLGSPERRIPAPGRGEVLRTGSDVLLLAVGTMVEVALGAARLLEREGIRAAVIDARFVKPLDESLVLGWAGRTGHVVTVEEHACQGGFGSAVLEALARAGLHVAVRVLGIPDEYVPHGTRAEWLEHYGLTPAGVAAAARGLVSHRQAAAGGEA, encoded by the coding sequence GTGGGCGGGACCGTGGGGCTGGAAAAGATAAGGGGTCCCCAGGATCTGAAGAGTTTGAGCGTGCCGGAACTGGAGGGCCTGGCCGCGGAGCTGAGGCGTCTCATCACCGAGGTGACCTCCCGCACCGGCGGACACGTGGGCCCCAGCCTGGGGGCAGTAGAATTGGCTCTGGCCGTTCATTCCGTTTTCTCCAGTCCCCGCGATGTCATCATCTGGGACGTGGGTCACCAAGCCTATGCCCACAAGATACTCACCGGCCGCCGGGAGGTATTTTCCTCCCTGCGACAGAAGGGGGGCATCTCGGGCTTCCCCGACCGTGATGAGTCGAAACACGATCACTTCGGTACCGGTCATGCTTCCACGTCCATATCGGCAGCCCTGGGATTTGCGAAAGCCCGCGACTTGAGCGGTGAACCCCGGCAGGTAGTAGCAATCCTGGGAGACGGGGCCCTCACGGGCGGCATGGCTTACGAGGCCATGAACCACGCCGGCCAGGATGGAACTCACCTCATCGTGATTTTGAACGACAACTCGCTTTCTATCTCTCCCAACGTGGGGGCGATGGCCCGCTACCTGGCCAGATTGCGCTCGGCGGCCGCTTACCGCGGAGCCAAAGCCAGAATCAAAAAGATCCTGGAACGGGTGGGGCCGGTTGACCTGATCGCGGCGCTTGAGCGCATCAAAGGCAGCATCAAGTACCTGCTGTTGCCGGGCGTATTCTTCGAAACCCTGGGGTTCACCTACCTGGGTCCGGTGGACGGGCACGACATCGCCGCCCTTCAGCAGGTGCTGCGGCAGGCTCGCCAGCTCGACGGGCCGGTGCTGGTCCATGCCGTTACCCGTAAGGGCCGCGGGTACGGGCCGGCAGAAGCGGAACCCAGCCTGTTCCACGGGCCCGGGCCCTATGACCTGGAGACGGGGCAGATCAGGGCAGGGAGCGGTACCACCTGGAGCCAGGCATTTGGCACCATCGCCTGCGAACTGGCCCACAAGGACCCCCGTGCGGTGGCTATCACCGCCGCGATGCGGGACGGTACCGGGCTGGCCGAGTTTGCCCGGCGTTTCCCCGACAGGTTTTTCGATGTGGGGATTGCCGAACCTCACGCTGTTACGTTTGCCGCCGGCCTGGCCGCCGCGGGCATGCGTCCCCTGGTGGCTATCTATTCCACCTTCCTGCAGCGGGCCTACGATCAGCTGGTGCACGATGTGGCTCGGCAACGTCTCCCCGTGATATTCTGCCTGGACCGGGCCGGGGTGGTGGGTGAAGACGGCGCCACCCACCAGGGCCTGTTCGACCTGGCCTACCTGCGCCACATTCCCGGCATGACCGTGGCCTGTCCCCGGGACGTACCCGACCTCAAGGCGCTTTTGCAACTGGGGCTGCAACTGGATGGCCCTCTGGCCGTGCGCTACCCCCGTGCAGTCACCCCGCCACCGCTGGGAAGTCCGGAGCGGCGCATCCCCGCTCCTGGCCGGGGAGAAGTGTTGCGGACGGGCAGCGATGTTCTCCTGCTGGCGGTGGGCACCATGGTGGAGGTGGCCCTGGGGGCAGCCCGCTTGCTCGAAAGGGAAGGCATCCGGGCCGCGGTCATCGACGCCCGCTTCGTGAAGCCGCTGGACGAGTCCCTGGTGCTGGGTTGGGCCGGTCGCACCGGGCACGTGGTCACCGTGGAAGAGCACGCCTGCCAGGGAGGGTTCGGAAGCGCCGTGCTGGAAGCGCTGGCCCGGGCCGGGCTGCACGTAGCGGTGAGGGTGCTGGGTATCCCGGACGAGTACGTGCCCCATGGCACCCGGGCGGAGTGGCTTGAGCATTACGGGCTCACTCCGGCGGGCGTGGCGGCCGCGGCACGGGGGCTGGTTTCTCACCGCCAGGCTGCGGCAGGCGGGGAAGCCTGA